The Acidobacteriota bacterium genome segment GACCGGTTGCGTCGGTGATTTCAACTTTGTTGAGTCAAGGGAAAACAGTTCGTCTCCCGCTCAAGGTCACCGGAGATATTCGTCACCCGGATGTTGAAGTTGATTATGTTGGGTTTGTCCGGCCAGGAGACTCCCAAAAGGAGGGAGAGTCAAACAAGCTCCCGATACCAGATTCGCTCTCGTTACCCTTTTAGAGCAGGGCTGAACAAACCGGGGCTGAAGAAAGTGGGCTTGGGGCTGAAGAAAGTGGGCTGAAGATTCGCAAGCTCAGGGCTGAAGAAATTGGGTTTAATACCCTGAGCCCGAAGTCTTCAGCCCAATGTCTTCAACCCGATATCTTCAGCATTTGAAGAAATCGTTGGAGGATCCCGCCGCCACTAGACGTTGATTTTGAAACCTCGGATTGGGCCTGTTCTAACGGAGTGCCAGTTTCAAGTGCCGTGATCAGGTCAATTACTTCGTTGTTGTTTGGAAAACGTCCAAGACGTCGTTTGGAAAAGATCAATTCATCATCGCGGTAGACTTCAAAAATCCCGCCTGAAAGTTTGACCAGGGTTGCCGTAACACCAAATTTTGCTTTAAGTTCTTCTGCCAACCTGACAGCTTTGGGATAGTACCCTCAAGACCCACAGTATTCGACTTTGAGTTTCATGGAAAATTACCTCGAAATGTAAAATGGTTGTGAATGATTTTCCGGGAAAGTGATTGAAACCATTCCAACTATAGCACTTCTTTTGAATGTGAGGAGTTGAAATTGCCGTGACCGCACCAATTAAGATTGTGACGGAAAGTCAATTATCCAATGCCGAGTTTCTGGAACGCTATGCCCGTGAAGGATGCATCGGGTTAGCTGGCGGGCCATCGCTGGTTGATAAAGCCATTCGCCGGGCACAACGCCGACAACGCCCGGATCGAAGCTGGAGCGAGTGGGGGCATGCCTTCTTTTTTCAAGGCCGGCGACTGGATGGCCACCATTGGGTGATCGAATCAGACCTGGAATTCCATCGCCGAAACATCCGGCTTGGGGTTCAGGAAAATCGAATTACCAAATACCATGACGAAGAGTACTTTCAGTCACTGGCCATTCTGGATTTTCATTTGGAACCCGCCCAAATCAGTACCTTGATTTCAAGCGGGTTGGAACTGGTGGCAACCAATACCAAATATTCGCTGCGCGAAATCCTTGGTACCTACCTGGCCTTACATAACATCGGCGGGCGAGCCACCGCCAACCGCATGCAGAAAGAGCGCTCGCTCTTTTGCTCAGCTTTTGTCCGGCATTTGTTCTCGAAAGTCGGCATTGATATTGCCCCCCAGGTCCATGAAAAGCACACCACTCCGGAAGATATTGCTCAAACCACTATCCCCCATACTCTGTATCTTTTGCGTCGTGAGGTCGCAAGCCTGAAAGATTGAATTGGGTTGCTTGATTCATGGTTCAATTTTCGAGGCGGGTTGTGGTACTCTCTGCCGCAATTCAAATCACCAGCTTTTCCACTCGTTCAACCGTTTTATGGCGACTTGCCTGCCTGCCTGGGGTGAACCTTTTGGTTCCTTCAGTGTCCAGTGGAAGCTGTGTCAATCTTTCAATGCGTGAGGATTACCCATGGAAGACACTTCTGCTCAGCTTGCCCATGAACCCAAAAGCGAAGCCTTTAGCCGCGAGGAACGGATTTTATTTTGTCGGGCTGTCGCCAATATGATTACGGCGGATCATCAGGTTTCCGAAGAGGAGCGCGCTTACCTGTCCGGGTTAGTTCGTGAAACCGGTTTGTCGTTGCTCGATGAAGATGTGACCCTTTCGATTGAATCTGAACTCAGGTCGCCGACTCCCCTGGCTGATTTAGTGCAACCGATCAAAAGCCCGGAATTGCGCCGGACCCTGTATCGGGCCGTTGTCGAAGTCGCCCTCTGTGATCGCACGCTCGTGAAGGAAGAAGAGGATCATCTGGCCAAATTAGCCGAACTCTTTGAACTGGATCCTCAGGCCGCTCGGGAATTGATTCAGTGGACGCTTGACAGTTTGGAACTCGAAAAACGCGAATCGGACATTCTGGCCAGACTGTAACCGGTGCCGGAAAATCAATTTGAAGAAAAAGCGAAAGAGCATCCGGGATGATACCCTGGATGCTCTTTTGCTTTGTTCTTTGGTCGTTTGAAGGAGGAATTAGGGACCCAGAAGAAAATAAAGTCCCAATGATCCAGGGTTCAGGGTTCAGGGTTCAGGATTTGAGGCGATGAAGCAACGGGTTCCGCTCAAGATGAGTACCAGGAAACCGGCGGTTACGGCTCAAGTTGGATTAGCCTACCCTGAACCCTGAACCCTGAACCCTGAACCCTGGTGGTATGATATTTCCATCCGACTCCCTTAGACGGTGAAGGAACTGCCGCAGCCGCAGCTTCCAGCCGCGTTGGGGTTGCGGAACGTAAATCCAGAACCCATGACACTTGTCACATAATCAATTTCCACACCTTCCAAATATTGTTCGCTAAATGGATCGATGAAAACTCGTAATCCATTGGAATCAAAAATGTTATCGCCATCGCGTGGGGCTTCTTCAACATCCAGAGCGTATTGGAAGCCTGAGCAGCCTCCGGGCATTACGCGTACACGCAAACCCCCCTCTGTGCCAAGGCCCTCATCCGCAATAAATTTTTTCACTTCAGTGATTGCTTTAGGAGTCAGCGTCAGTTGCATTGCTATCTTTTTCTCACTTTCTGGAATTAGTTAAGGTTTATGTTGAAAATAGTTCTACCTTTGACCGTTGAGCTTGTCAACTCGTGCTTGGAGACAAGAAGGCGAATGAAGAATTGAGAATGAAGAATTGAAAAAAGCGAGTTTAGCCGCTTTATTTCTACACTCTACATTCTCAATTCTTTATTCACTTGTCTTCAGCCCCAAGCCCTCGGCCCCAACTCTCATCGGGCCATCAAGGCTTCAATTTCATCAATCAACTTCGGGACACCAGCCGTCAGGATTTCATTGCCCGTTTCAGTGACCACCACATCATCTTCGATGCGGATACCAATTCCCAGGTATTCGGCAGGCACTCCTTCCAATGAAGTTTGGAAGTAGAGTCCTGGTTCGACCGTGACGACCATTCCCGGCTCAAAGATGCGCGAGACATAGTCGTCTTCCTGTTCGACCACATAGCTCGACGCATCATGCACATCGCTTCCAAGCCAGTGCCCGGCGCGGTGCATATAGAACTTCATATAGGATTTGTCTTCCAGGTTTTTCTCAACTGTCCCTTCCAGCAAACCAAGCTTGAGGAGTTCTTCAACCAGTACTTCGGTGGCTTTGTTATGGTAGTCAATAAAACGGTTTCCCGGTTTGACCATGTCAATTGAAGCCAGTTGGGATTTCAGAACGGCTTCATAGATTTTGCGCTGCGGGTCGATAAATTTCCCGTTGACCGGGAATGTCCGGGTGATGTCCGAAGCGTAATAGCCATATTCACAACCCGCATCAATCAACAGCAGATCGCCGTCTTCCATCAGCCGATCATTGGTGTTGTAGTGCAAAATCGTGGCATTAGCGCCCGATCCAATGATGCTTGTATAGGCCGGACCCAGCGCGCCACGCCGCCGAAAGACATATTCAATCACGGCTTCGATTTCAAATTCATATTTGCCTGGGGCCGTTGCCAGCATGGCTTCACAGTGAGCTTCGGCGGCAATTTCACCAGCAATTCGCATCCGATTCAGTTCCGATGGATCTTTCCGGAGGCGCATTTCGCCAAGCAGGCATCCCGTGTCGCGAATCGTATCCGGTGCATGCCCACTTCGATGTGATCGCCACCGGGCAGCTTTCATGGCGTTGAAAATATGCTGGTTGAAGACTTCATCGCGGCTAAACCGGTAGTACAGGGTCTGGCCATTGTTGAGGTATTCGGCAATTTTGGATGAAAACTCACTGATGGGAAAAGCGACATCCGCCCCATATCGGTTCACTGCGCCTTCAAGCCCGGCCCGGAAGCCATCCCATGTTTCGCGTTCGGGGTCGCGAGGTCTGACAAACATCACGAATTTGTGTTCCGGATGATCATTGGTCAACACCAGGACGGTTTCAGGTTCATCAAATCCGGTCAGGTAATACACATCGCTGTCTGGGCGATAGCGATAATTCAAATCGTGGGTTCGGTGGGCTTCAGGTGGGCTAAAAAGCACCAGCGTATTTCGGCCTAATCGTTCCAAAACCTGCGCCCGGCGGGCTTTGTACAGATCGGCATCAAACGCAACCGGAGCGTGAACTCCGCCTTTGGTGCGTTGTTTGGGTGAAGAGACACTTGCGCTGGATGGTTGTGGCGTCATGCAATACCTCGCGTGATCTGGATTGATAAGAAGATGAAAAATTCACACGCACTATATCACTGGCGTCAGGAAAACGGCTACCTTGGAAAAGTTCCTGGTTGGAAAGGTCTTTGGAAAAGGAATTGCTTTTGCTGATAGCATTGTAATTGGGCGAAGGGCTGAGGGCTGGGGGCTTGGGGTTGAGATTCAAGCATTTCAGTGCAAAATCAAAATACACGGACCCAAAACCAAAACCCAGGAGTCAAATACTCATTTCAAAAGAGAAAGCGGAAATCCATATGGTACAACTTGTTACAGGTGGAGCGGGTTTTATTGGGAGTCATATTGTCGAGGCATTGCTGGGGCGTGGGTATCAGGTGCGGGTGGTGGATTCGCTTGTCACCGGGCACAAGGAAAATCTGGCCGGATTTCTGAAAGATATTGAGTTTATCGAAGGCGATTTAGCTGATCCGGAAGTTGCCGCCCGTGCTGTTCAGGGGGTGGAATGTGTGTTTCACGAAGCAGCAATCCCCAGTGTTCCGCGCTCGGTGCGCAACCCGCTCCAGACCCAGCGGTCAGGTGAAATTTCGACGTTGAACCTGCTTGACGCTGCGGTGCGAGTTGGTGTGCGAAGGGTGATTTTTGCGGCTTCCTCCAGTGCCTATGGCAACACCGAAGTGTTACCCAAAGTCGAAACCATGCCGCCGCGTCCGTTGAGCCCGTATGCCGCCAGTAAAATTGCCGGAGAAGGCTACATGTCGGCTTTTGCGGCAT includes the following:
- a CDS encoding DUF533 domain-containing protein codes for the protein MEDTSAQLAHEPKSEAFSREERILFCRAVANMITADHQVSEEERAYLSGLVRETGLSLLDEDVTLSIESELRSPTPLADLVQPIKSPELRRTLYRAVVEVALCDRTLVKEEEDHLAKLAELFELDPQAARELIQWTLDSLELEKRESDILARL
- a CDS encoding aminopeptidase P N-terminal domain-containing protein encodes the protein MTPQPSSASVSSPKQRTKGGVHAPVAFDADLYKARRAQVLERLGRNTLVLFSPPEAHRTHDLNYRYRPDSDVYYLTGFDEPETVLVLTNDHPEHKFVMFVRPRDPERETWDGFRAGLEGAVNRYGADVAFPISEFSSKIAEYLNNGQTLYYRFSRDEVFNQHIFNAMKAARWRSHRSGHAPDTIRDTGCLLGEMRLRKDPSELNRMRIAGEIAAEAHCEAMLATAPGKYEFEIEAVIEYVFRRRGALGPAYTSIIGSGANATILHYNTNDRLMEDGDLLLIDAGCEYGYYASDITRTFPVNGKFIDPQRKIYEAVLKSQLASIDMVKPGNRFIDYHNKATEVLVEELLKLGLLEGTVEKNLEDKSYMKFYMHRAGHWLGSDVHDASSYVVEQEDDYVSRIFEPGMVVTVEPGLYFQTSLEGVPAEYLGIGIRIEDDVVVTETGNEILTAGVPKLIDEIEALMAR
- a CDS encoding iron-sulfur cluster assembly accessory protein encodes the protein MQLTLTPKAITEVKKFIADEGLGTEGGLRVRVMPGGCSGFQYALDVEEAPRDGDNIFDSNGLRVFIDPFSEQYLEGVEIDYVTSVMGSGFTFRNPNAAGSCGCGSSFTV
- a CDS encoding SDR family oxidoreductase; amino-acid sequence: MVQLVTGGAGFIGSHIVEALLGRGYQVRVVDSLVTGHKENLAGFLKDIEFIEGDLADPEVAARAVQGVECVFHEAAIPSVPRSVRNPLQTQRSGEISTLNLLDAAVRVGVRRVIFAASSSAYGNTEVLPKVETMPPRPLSPYAASKIAGEGYMSAFAACHDLDTVSLRYFNVFGPRQDPTSQYSGVIAKFTDIMPRGIRPVIFGDGEQSRDFCFVKNVVHANSLAMDCPERLGGEVINIGCGGRITLNELVVILNRIFGTDHTPIYESTRAGDVRHSLASIAKAKALIGYEPLIQVEEGLRRTIEYQIPQ